In Mycetocola spongiae, the genomic stretch GCCCGCGAGCGATACCCGCGGCCCGGCGAGCCCGTTTATGGAAAACGCCGGGAGCGCGATCATCCCGCCCGCGGTGCACCTCACGGTGGGCGATACGCCGCGGCCGCGCGAGGCAGCAACCACGATCGCGGTGATCGGCGGTTCCGCGCTGCTCGCGGTACTCACCATGCTGGGGCTCGGCACGCGCATCCTGCGCCGCCGCCGCGAGGCCGCGGCGGCGCGCTAGGACGCGGCGCGCGGGCTAGCTGAGGAACGCGATAACGATCCCGGCCAGCCCCGCGGCGCACAGCAGCACGGTGCCCGCGAAACCCGCGAGGGTGAGCACCCGGAAGCGGTCATCGCGCGCCCGCGCCGAGACGGGACCCGCACCCGCGCGCGGCGGGGGCGGCGGCACCGGGGAGGGAGCGCTTCCCACGCCGGGGCCGAGGATGCGGCGCGCGGCGGCAGGCTCCGCGCGGGCCGCGGTCCCGGCATCCGTATCGGGCGCGCGCTGAAACGGCGAGCGCGCGGGCGGCGGGCCCACCGGGGCCGGATGGGCCGCGGGCAGCGCGGGGGTGGCCGGTTGCACGGTATAGCTCGGGGAGGGTGCGGCCGCGGACGCGGTCGGGGCGGGTGCGGAGGCCGATGCCACGGGGGTCGGTTCGGGGTCCGTTTCGGGGTTGGGCTCGGGGATGGACTTGGGAACGGGCTCGGACTCGGACTCGGGAACAGGGTCCGTTTCGGACTCGGGAACAAGGTCCGTTTCGGGCTCGGACTTGGGAACAGACGCGGGCTCGTGCTCGGATTTGGGCGCCGAACCGTTCGGCCCGGCTGAAGCCGGGGCGGGATCGGCGCCGCCCGCGGGTGAGGCGCCGGCCTCGGCGGGTCCCGGGGATTCCGGGCCCGGGGTGGGCTGCGCGGCCGACGCGGACCCTGCCGGTATCTCGCCCGGGGTCTCCCCCGGCGTCGATCCGGCAGCCTCCCGCGGGATAAACACGGTCGCCTCGCCCGGCTCCTCCCCGTCCGGCGGCGAGACGGGCAGGGGGGTCTTCTTGCCCGCGGCGGCACGGCGCGAGATGAAGACCGTGGCCTCCCCGGCCTCGGCCTCCTCTTTCGACTCGTCCGACATCACCGGGGCGCGATCCGCGGCGGGCGCATCGCGCGTCGCGACGTCCCGCGGGACAAAAACGGTGGCCTCCTCGGCGGGCTCCTCGCCCTCTTCGGTTATCCGCTCCGCGGGAGCACCGGCGGTTCCGCGGCTCGGGATAAACACCGTCGCCTCCCCCTGCTCATCGGACGGGGCCTGGGGGACTGCGGCGGGCGCGGGGGCCTCGATGTCCCGGCGCGGGATAAACACCGTCGCCTCTCCCCCGCCGTCCTCCTCCGAACCGACCTCTTCCGCGGACTCCCCGGACGCGATGTTTGGCCCGGCCTCGCCCGCGGCACCACGACGCGCCACAAAGACCGTGGCCTCCTCGGGTTCACCGTCGTTCTCAGCGGAAACGGGAACCGCGACGGGTACCGCCGCCTCCGCGCGCATCCGCGGGACAAACACGGTCGCCTCATCCGAACCGGCCTCATCCACGGGCTCCCCGGAAGCAACATCTGGCACGGCCTCGTCAACGGTGGCTCCACGGCGCGCCACAAAGACCGTCGCCTCCTCGGGCTCCGCATCTTCCACCTCCGCGGCAGCAGAAACCTCGACGGACGCCGAGCCCTCCGCGCGCATCCGCGGCACAAAAACGGTCGCCTCATCCATACCGGACTCTTCCGCGGATTCTGCCGAGGCAGCGCCCGGCACGGCCTCGTCAACGGCACCACCGCGACGCGCCACAAAGACCGTCGCCTCCTCGGGCTCCGCATCTTCCATCTCCGCGGCAGCAGAAACCTCGACGGATGCCGAGCCCTCCGCGCGCATCCGCGGGACAAACACTGTCGCTTCCTCCGAACCGGCCTCATCCACGGGCTCCCCGGAGGCGACGTCTGGCACGGCCTCGCCGGTGGCATCATCGCGACGCGCGAGAAAGACCGTCGCCTCCTCGGGCTCCGCATCTTCTCTCTGCGCACCAGTGGGCATCTCGACGGACACCGCCGCGGCACTCATCCGCGGGACAAAAACGGTCACCTCATCCACATCAGACTCATCCACGGATTCTGCCGAGGCAGCGCCCGGCACCGCCTCGTCAACGGCATCACCACGACGCGCCACAAAGACCGTCGCCTCCTCGGGCTCCGCATCTTCCGCCTCCGCCGCAGCAGAAGCCTCGACGGACACCGCCGCCTCCGCGCGCATCCGCTGGACAAACACTGTCGCCTCATCCGCACCGGACTCATCCCCGGATTCTGCCGAGGCAGCGCCCGGCACCGCCTCGTCAACGGCACCACCGCGGCGCGCCACAAAGACCGTCGCCTCCTCGGGCTCCGCAGCCTCCGCGGAGGCGGGAACCGCGGCGGACGCCGATTCCTGCTCCCCCGCGGATACGCCCCGGGAGCGACGCGATCCCGGCGCGCTGCCCGCTCCGGCGTCTGCGCCGTCTCCGCCGTCTGCGGTCGCGGGGATCCCCGCGGTCCCCTCCGTCTCCCTGACCGCCCGCGCGCGCTCGCGTGCCGCGCGGCGCGAGGATTCCCCGGACCCGGACTCCCCCGGCGTGGCCTCGTCCCGGTTAGTCATCGGTCCTCCGTACCTCCGCGGTCGCCGTGACCGAGTGCTCCCAGCCCGAGGCGGTACCCCCGGAGGTATTCTCGCGGCGCATGGGCGCGCCCTCGCGCGCATGCACATCCACCACGATGGCCGAAATATTATCCCGACCCCCCGCCTCATTGGCGAGCCGCACCAGCTCCGATACCGCCGAGCGCGGCCGCCCCGACATCGTCAGGACCGCGCGAATACGCTCCTCCGTGAGCTCATCGTGCAGGCCATCCGTGCAGATCAAAAAGCGCACCCCCGGCACCAGCGGCAGCAGCCAGGAATCCGGCACGCTCTCCTCCGAACCAATCGCCCGGGTGATGATATTGCGCGCCGGAAGGCTCGGGGAATCCCCGGTCACCCCGCGCGCGATCATCTCCGCACGCAGCGAATGATCCGCGGTCAGCTGCACCAGCTCGCTGCCCACATGCTGATATACCCGCGAATCCCCCACGTTTAACAGTAGCCAGTTCAGCCGCTCCTCGTGCCGAATCAGGATCAGCCCCGAAACCGTGCTCCCCGCGCCGCGCGGCGTATCCGCGGCCACGCCACGCACCTCGCGCCGGGCGTCCTCAAGCGCCGCCCATACCTGATCCAGCGTGGCCGGCGCCGATTCCGGCAAACCCGCCAAAAACGCCTCGGTCACCGCTCGGCTCGCGCGATCCCCCGCATCGTAGCCGCCCATCCCATCGGCCACCAAAAAATACGGACCGCCCACCGCGATCGAATCCTCGTTCCGGGTGCGCGTGCGCCCGGCATCGCTCAGCGCCGCGGCCTCGCAGGACACCCGCTCCGAGAGCACACTCTCCCCGCTCCACGGCACCGCGGCGGCACTCAACGCGCCGCCCCGTCCGCCGGCGCATCGGCTATCCGCTCGATGCGCATACACACGGTCCCGATCAGCATGCTGCCCAGCACCGGCGTCTCAATATGCGGCTCGATCGGCACCTCCGTGCCGTCGTCGGCACAGAGCAGCACACCATTGGTCGCGCCCAGATCGGTGATCAGCCAGGAGTCCTCCACAAACCGCAGCCGGGCATGGGTCTTGGAGATGGTGCGGCTGGGATCGGGAATGATCAGCGCCTCGGTCCCGGCCAGCGCGCGCGGCTTGCGGCCCAGGATCAGGTCCTCCGCGGGCAGCTCCAGCGCCGCGCCCTCCTCCGGCACCAGCCGCCAGCGCGGCGGCGGGGTGCGATCCACAAAGACGGTGGCATCGTCCTCCTCGGTCCCCGCCGACAGCGGCGCGATCATCACCGTGCCCTCCTCGGGAGCCACCCCGCCCTCGCCCGGATCCACATAGGTGGGCAGGGGCGGCGCGGCCCTCCAATAGGAGTTTTCCAGCACGGCCGGACCGGAAATCTCCCAGTCGTTTTCGGCGGGGGGCGGCGGGGGTGGGACCATCGCGCCCGGAGTCTGTCCGGGATATGTGTTTTTCACCTGTGTCTCCTTTAATCCGCGGGGGTATCCGCGGCTGTGGGTTGATGGGGCCGGCGCGCTGACCGGCGGATCGCGGAGGGTAGCCCGCGCAGCATCGCGCGCGGATCGATTCCGCCCAGCAGCGACCGCGGGCTCAGCGCCCGCCGCAGCCGTTCGCGGCGCGTGGTCTCCGCGTCCAGCTCGGCCAATTCGGCCTCGGTGTCCTCCCAGAGGCGGTCCAC encodes the following:
- a CDS encoding PP2C family protein-serine/threonine phosphatase yields the protein MSAAAVPWSGESVLSERVSCEAAALSDAGRTRTRNEDSIAVGGPYFLVADGMGGYDAGDRASRAVTEAFLAGLPESAPATLDQVWAALEDARREVRGVAADTPRGAGSTVSGLILIRHEERLNWLLLNVGDSRVYQHVGSELVQLTADHSLRAEMIARGVTGDSPSLPARNIITRAIGSEESVPDSWLLPLVPGVRFLICTDGLHDELTEERIRAVLTMSGRPRSAVSELVRLANEAGGRDNISAIVVDVHAREGAPMRRENTSGGTASGWEHSVTATAEVRRTDD
- a CDS encoding FHA domain-containing protein; this translates as MKNTYPGQTPGAMVPPPPPPAENDWEISGPAVLENSYWRAAPPLPTYVDPGEGGVAPEEGTVMIAPLSAGTEEDDATVFVDRTPPPRWRLVPEEGAALELPAEDLILGRKPRALAGTEALIIPDPSRTISKTHARLRFVEDSWLITDLGATNGVLLCADDGTEVPIEPHIETPVLGSMLIGTVCMRIERIADAPADGAAR